In Gammaproteobacteria bacterium, the sequence GGAACCGGTGGAGAGTCATTCCTGCGACTGCCAGGCTCAAGCACCATGCTTCGGGGCAGGCCGTTTATCATCATGCCGATTGCTTCATCACCGTGACCGAATACCAGCAAGTAAGGCACCTCATCAATCTGGTTGTCGAGCCCGAGGGCCAGGGCCATATCTATAACGGGTACAAGGCCGCCACGAACATTGGCCAGTCCCTTGAACCAGTTCGGCGTATTGGGAATACGACTACATCCCGGAAGTCTCAACACTTCGCGTGTTGCGTCCTGCGGAACCAGTAAATGCAGATCACCAACACGAAAACTCTGTCGGGTAACTGCACGCGCCTCCCGCCTGTCTTTCGCAACCGATGACGCGGATTCTGATGGCAAAACAAATTGCTGCTCAAGAGCGGCAATGGGATCAACCACATCATTGGCTGTGTCATCGGTGTTCAATACGGCAGAGATATCTGACGCCATAACCATATTCCTTCGGGTTGCTAAATCTGCATATCAGGCAGAAAATGTATCCAGTCCGGAGCCGAATGGATTGGCACTGAAAATGCCAATCCGATTCCGATCACTCTTTACAACGCCTTGACCTGGCTGAGTATCTGTTCCGCCGTATAGGGCTTGGTGATATACCCCTTGGCTCCCTGCTCTTCGCCCCAGATCTTGTCGGTTTTTTCTCCCTTGCTGGAAACGAGCACTACCGGAATACCGGATGTCGCGGCATCCTTGGTAATTGCCCGGCAAGCCTGGAATCCGTTCATTGGTTCCATGATGACATCCATGAATACCGCATCCGGCATTTCACTCTTGGCCATACTGACCGCTTCTTCACCGGAACTTGCAGTAATCACGGTGTAACCTCCACCGGAAAGTATCTGTTCCAGGTTTTTTCGATCGGTATCAACATCATCAACTACCAGAACTTTATTTATTGCCATAACATTCTCCTGCACCATATCTAGGGCTGATCAAATCAATTGAGACTGCTCAATTGTTCAAGAATTTGTTCTTCGGTATAAGGCTTGGTGATATACCCGGAAGCACCCTGCTCCTCCGCCCAGACGCGATCAGTCTTTTCCTTTTTGCTGCTCACCAGGACTACAGGAATTCCCTTGGTCTCCTCGCCCGTCGTCAGCGCCCGGCATACCTGGAAGCCGTTCATGTCATTCATGATGATATCCAGCAGAATGGCATCAGGTTTTTTGACCTTGGCCATTTCGATAGCATCTGTTCCATTGGAAGCACTGAATGTCGTATATCCTGCTTTGGACACAATGCCTTCAAGCTTGTGCAGATCGGTAGATGAATCATCAACCACGAGAACCTTCTTAATTGCCATGCTTATTGCTCCTGTAAATATTTCAACGATTTCAAAACAAAATACTATCCGTACCTGCGTTATCAGCCCATACCAGCCTGAATCATGCGCCTTGCTGTTGTACACGGACCATGCCATTACGCCTTTCAAGCGGCAGGTATTTATTGATCGCGTGCAGCAGGTGCGCCCGTTCCAGAGGCTTGGTCAGGTAAACATCCGTTCCAGCCATCATTCCGCGCACCTTGTCAAAGGTTGAGTCCTTGCTGGTCAGCATTATTACCGGCGTTGCCTTGGTGCGACGATCGCCCTTGATTTCCTTGCATACACGGTACCCGTCTATACCGGGCAGGATGACATCAAGAAAAACGATGTCATACTCCTTGTTTTTAACGAGTACTACGGCGTCCTCGCCGTTGTCCGTGAACTCCACATCAATTCCCAATGGTGTCAATGTCAGATCCATTAACCGGCGAAGCGTGGTGCTGTCATCCACTACCAGTGCAGTGAACGTATTCCTGTCTCCGGAGTCTTGCCCCATGTTGAACCTCTGATAATTCTCAATAAAAAGACCGTTTCAGCACTTCCGGGATACCCGGAACCTGCCCTGCATGCATCAATTCCAAAGTCCTGGTTTTTCGATTAACAGGTGGACCAACGACCCCCGTCATGCCAACCAGCCTGGTTATCCGGTTCCGATACCGGCTTGCGCGGCAACCGCGCACATTACAAATAAGTCACTGAAGTAAAGCATGCAGGCTAAAAAGCGATATGAGGAATTTTTGACAAATTGATGAGGAATTCTTGACTCGTGGATGTTCCGGCACACATTACACGTGGCAACCGGGTAAAACAGGAAGGATCCTGCCCCATCCTTAAACAGGGTCTCTGGTCTTGTTACCTCTTTCGGAGCGCTAAAAGCTGGAAGATAACGATGCGGAATATGTGGAAGCCTTATCGCCCGGCATGCATAAGGGAAATCATACTGGCGTCAATAAGGCAGGTGTGTGGCAAGAGCGCCTAAGGTTCGATAATCCCTTTTCGTATGGCGAGATGTGCCAGTCCTGCAATGTTATTGACGTTTAATTTCTGCAGTATTCGGGTCTGGTATGTGCCGACTGTTTTTGAACTCAGAAACAGGGCATCCGCCACCTCGTTAACGGATTTTCCTTCAGCCAGCATTCTGAATACTTCAAATTCTCGCTCGGACAGTTCCTTGACCGGGTCTTCTTCGCCGGCAATTCCGTGAAGGGCAATCTTTTGCGCTATATCTCGCTCAAGAAAGACCTCACCCTTTGCGACGCATCGGACCGCACTGAGCAGCGCTTCAGGTGCAGTGCGCTTTGACAGGTAGCCAATCCCTCCTGCCTGTATGACCCTGGTAGGAAAAATCACATCCTGGTGAACGCTCAGCACCAGTATCCTGGCTTTTTCATCTTTCGATCGAATTCGTCTTATGGCTTCGAGACCGCCGATACCGGGCATCGTAAGATCCATAATGGTAACGTCCGGGTGGAGCAACATGTGTTCACGGTATGCCATCTCGCCCGAATCCACCTCGGCAACCACGGTCATATCCGGAGCATCATCAAGCAATCGCCGTATACCGGCGCGGATAATCGCGTGGTCGTCAGCCAGAAGTACGGTGATGGTATTTTCTTTTTTCATTACATACTTCCTTTTGGTGCAGCCTTGGCTGATCGATCCGATGATTTGCTGACCGGGATCAGCGCCACTACCGTAGTACCCCTGTTACGCGCAGACTGTACCTGCATTTCACCACCAAGGCTCTCAACCCGTTCGCGCATACCCAGCAGACCAAAACCGCTGCCGCTGTGTCGATGCGTTCGAGTCATGCCTCGGCCATTATCTTCAACGCTGACCACAACATGGTCATCCTTTTCTGTTGTTACACGCACCAGCATGACATGAATCCGGGAGGCGGCCGCATGACGAATTACATTGGTCGTACATTCCTGGATCATTCGATATATGGATATATTGACGTCTTCTTCAAACCCATCAATCTCGCCGGAAATGGTAAGCCTGCAGGGCATTCCGGGTCGCCGCTCCCGCCAGTCCTTCATGTAGGATTCGAGTGTCGCCAGCAGTCCCAGGTCATCCAGCACCGTAGGTCTCAAGCGCCTCATCATTGAATAAACGACGTCATAGATGTGGCTGACAACTGCAATTATCGCTTCCGAACTTCGGTATATCGAATGCTCCCGATCCTTGCTTCGGCTGCTGATAAGAACCGCATCGGTTTTGATCGCGGTAAGCGATTGACCAAATTCATCGTGGATCTCGCGTGCAAGCTTGCGATACTCCTGCTCCTGTATACCGATTAACTGTCTGGACAGTTTCCTGTTTTCCTGACCAAGCTTGTCACGCTCGATCATGCGCCCGACCATTTTGGCGGCTACTCGCAACAGTCGCTCATCATCTGAACTGCATTGGTATTCACCGGGAATCTTGAGCAGCATGACGCCATAAAGTTCATCACCACCAAGATAAATCGGCAGGCAATAACAGGAGTCGGTCAGAGGTGCTGATGAACAATCTGATGAACCACCCGGAATCACAAACGCTGACCGGCCGGTCAGCACTGACTCCAGGTCTTCAGCTGTAACGGGGAATTCAGGACAGCACCCGTGCAGATCAAAATTTTCCGGGCCTGTCGTGACAGATCGCCAGTTTCCCGCATAATCCGCTTCGAGCAGCACTCCCGAGACCTTTTCCTTGGCCGGACCCCAATCCAGGGATGTCAGGGCTTCAACAATCTGCGCGATTCGATCGTGTATAAAGCTCGGTGATTCCACGGCTTCGAGTACCGCTTCCAATACAAGCAGATGCGCGTTTCCGGGAATACTGGAATCGGCTGCCAGGCTAACAACATTCCGATCCCCCTGCCGAGACTCTTCGTGGTCGCCATTCGCCGAATCATTGGGTTCCATTCCGAATCCACCAGCCAGATCATGGTCCAAATCGGTTCCTGCCATCTTCATGAGACGCTCTCCCAAAACTTCTCAACCAATAACCCGCCGCATTCCGATTTTTAGGCGCCAACACTTGCTGAAAAATCACAGAAATCTACTGAACCGCGAAATACCAAATGTTGACTTTTTATTTATCCAACACCAAAAAAAGGTAAATTTCTGCTCCTCCTAGAGCATAGCCGCCCCAGAAAGTCATTCAACCCAGTTCACAAAACGTTACATTTAATAACTAAAATACTAAGTAAATTTGCAATTTAGAAATACCTGACCCCTTTCAGGAAACCGCTTGTTACGCAGTCATAACCCGGCCCCAGCCTGTTGTCTTTATGTGTTCCCTGATATATTGCCAAACAGAGCATGAACACCCCTGCAACCCCGGGTCTTGTCTCACAATAACAACGGGAAGCGGAGAACGAGGAAAGTTATGGACGCAAAACCTCTCGGCAACGATCACGCTGCAGACGAGACTTCACCCGCCGAACAAATTCTGGGTTCCCTCAGTGACGGTGTAGTCGGTATTAATCGGGCTAGCGAAATTACATTCATCAACCCTGTGGCCTGCAGCCTCACCGGGGTGACGCGCGGGGAAATCATAGGGCAGCCGCTGTCCAGCGTTTTTGTTATCGAAGGCGGTGCGCACGCCCTGGAACCCGACTATATACAGCGGATTCTCAACCGGCAGGTTGGAATTGGCCCGATTACCAAGCAGCAACTCAAGCCTCGCTCAGGCGAATCCATCCTGATTGATTACAGCATTACCCCTTTGGACATGAATCTGGCTGTCATCATGTTCCACGACCTGAGTCATATTGAGCCGGCCAACCGCACCCTGCTTTACCAGCTCAGTTATGATCCGCTCACACATCTGCCCAATCGCGACACCCTGCAGCAAACCCTGAACCAGGCGCATAATCGCTTTATCACCCAGCAAGGCATGTACTGTGTTCTGCTGCTTGACCTCGATCGATTCAAGCTGATCAACGACTGCTACGGTCATTCCACCGGTGATGAGTTGCTGAAGCAACTGGCAAGACTCATGGCCGAATGCCTGCGCCCCCAGGATAGCCTGGGCCGCTGGGGTGGTGAAGAGTTTATCTGCATACTGCCGGACACCAATCTTGCTGACGGTTATGCCATCGCTGAACGAATTCGCAAAAAACTTGCGGATCATGTCGCCAGAATCAACAGTCGTGATGTCACTACCACAACCAGTATTGGTATCGCCAGTTACCCCGTAGATGGCGCTACCACGGAAGAAATACTCCGGGTTGCCGATTCAATGCTGTATGAAGCCAAGCGGGACGGCCGAAATACCACGTTCAGCAGCCTGACCAACAAGGTCAATATCCTGTCTATTGCCAGTCAGCTTGAAGAAGCGATTGAAAACGATACGATCGTCCCGGCCTACCAGCCTATTGTTGACCTGGCTACAGGCAATATCGTCGCTGATGAGGTCCTCGCGCGCATTGATGACAAGGAAGCCGGCCTTGTTGAGGCCGGAAAATTTATTGATGCCGCCTTGCAGCTGCAGTTAATCCACAAGATTGACCACACCATCATCAAGCAGGCCATTATGTCCTGCAGCGTGAACGTACTGAGCGGTGGTGCGCCACGGCCACATTTCATCAATATATCCGCTGATCTTTTGCGTCATCCCGAGCTGGTTCAGGACATACTCGATACCGCTATCGCCCAATGTACTGCGTGCGGTGATGCCATAGGTGACGAAAAACCACTGGTTATCGAAATCACTGAGCACCAGCTCATCAGCAACGTCACGGAAGCAAAAAGAATCCTGCAACCGTTCCTGGATTTTGGCTTGCGCCTGGCAGTCGATGATTTCGGCAGCGGCTATTCGTCGCTGCACTACCTTGCCGACCTGCCGGTATCATTCCTCAAGATTGAAGGCTCGTTGATCCAGCGCGTTACCACTGACAGGAAAGTGCGGGCTATTGTCAAAGGCATTCAGAATATTGCCGATGACCTGGATCTCACCACTATTGCCGAATATATCGAGAACGAGGTCACCTATCGTGCGCTGCAGGACCTGGGCGTATCCTGGGGCCAGGGATATTACTTTGGCGAGCCCGAGCTGAAGCAGTAACAGAAAACCCTTCCCCGGTTCCATTGACATGCTACCGACTACCGGGCGTGTCGCTGCAACCAAACCGGAACGGCAAACAAGGAGAAAGGTATGATAGGAAAGAAAAATGTTGTGTTCGGCTTCCTGTTTCTCGCGCTAAGCGCAATTCTCGGCCCCGTCATGATCGTAAAATACATTCCCGATGTGCAAGCCACAGCGACCGCAAAACAGGAGAAAATAGGATTCCTGCAACAGGCGGCAGAATCAGGATTCGAAGTTGACCTGGAGCCCATGGACGCCAAGACACTGGCCCAGGCCAACACAAAGGCGGTACTGGCACTGTCTGCCGACCTGAACAGCCAGTCGGCCATGGACATGATCAAGGGTGGACCACACGCACACGGCAATCTTGAGGCGTTGCTGAATATTGTGGTTGGAATTTTTCTTGGTTTTGTCGCTGCCAAACGACTGTTCAAGCAAATAATCAGCTGGATGTTTATCATCGGTACGCTGATGCATGCCGGCCTGCTCTACGCATCACGCGCACTAGGTCAGGGCTGGGCTGACAGCATCATGTTTTCACCTGTTGGCCCGGTCGGTCCGGCGCTGATCGTACTTGGCC encodes:
- a CDS encoding chemotaxis protein CheW; the encoded protein is MASDISAVLNTDDTANDVVDPIAALEQQFVLPSESASSVAKDRREARAVTRQSFRVGDLHLLVPQDATREVLRLPGCSRIPNTPNWFKGLANVRGGLVPVIDMALALGLDNQIDEVPYLLVFGHGDEAIGMMINGLPRSMVLEPGSRRNDSPPVPDVVKEHITGVYEKADQLWFDLDHDGFLDSLTESMN
- a CDS encoding response regulator, coding for MAINKVLVVDDVDTDRKNLEQILSGGGYTVITASSGEEAVSMAKSEMPDAVFMDVIMEPMNGFQACRAITKDAATSGIPVVLVSSKGEKTDKIWGEEQGAKGYITKPYTAEQILSQVKAL
- a CDS encoding response regulator, whose amino-acid sequence is MAIKKVLVVDDSSTDLHKLEGIVSKAGYTTFSASNGTDAIEMAKVKKPDAILLDIIMNDMNGFQVCRALTTGEETKGIPVVLVSSKKEKTDRVWAEEQGASGYITKPYTEEQILEQLSSLN
- a CDS encoding response regulator; this encodes MGQDSGDRNTFTALVVDDSTTLRRLMDLTLTPLGIDVEFTDNGEDAVVLVKNKEYDIVFLDVILPGIDGYRVCKEIKGDRRTKATPVIMLTSKDSTFDKVRGMMAGTDVYLTKPLERAHLLHAINKYLPLERRNGMVRVQQQGA
- a CDS encoding response regulator; this translates as MKKENTITVLLADDHAIIRAGIRRLLDDAPDMTVVAEVDSGEMAYREHMLLHPDVTIMDLTMPGIGGLEAIRRIRSKDEKARILVLSVHQDVIFPTRVIQAGGIGYLSKRTAPEALLSAVRCVAKGEVFLERDIAQKIALHGIAGEEDPVKELSEREFEVFRMLAEGKSVNEVADALFLSSKTVGTYQTRILQKLNVNNIAGLAHLAIRKGIIEP
- a CDS encoding sensor histidine kinase; this encodes MKMAGTDLDHDLAGGFGMEPNDSANGDHEESRQGDRNVVSLAADSSIPGNAHLLVLEAVLEAVESPSFIHDRIAQIVEALTSLDWGPAKEKVSGVLLEADYAGNWRSVTTGPENFDLHGCCPEFPVTAEDLESVLTGRSAFVIPGGSSDCSSAPLTDSCYCLPIYLGGDELYGVMLLKIPGEYQCSSDDERLLRVAAKMVGRMIERDKLGQENRKLSRQLIGIQEQEYRKLAREIHDEFGQSLTAIKTDAVLISSRSKDREHSIYRSSEAIIAVVSHIYDVVYSMMRRLRPTVLDDLGLLATLESYMKDWRERRPGMPCRLTISGEIDGFEEDVNISIYRMIQECTTNVIRHAAASRIHVMLVRVTTEKDDHVVVSVEDNGRGMTRTHRHSGSGFGLLGMRERVESLGGEMQVQSARNRGTTVVALIPVSKSSDRSAKAAPKGSM
- a CDS encoding EAL domain-containing protein — protein: MDAKPLGNDHAADETSPAEQILGSLSDGVVGINRASEITFINPVACSLTGVTRGEIIGQPLSSVFVIEGGAHALEPDYIQRILNRQVGIGPITKQQLKPRSGESILIDYSITPLDMNLAVIMFHDLSHIEPANRTLLYQLSYDPLTHLPNRDTLQQTLNQAHNRFITQQGMYCVLLLDLDRFKLINDCYGHSTGDELLKQLARLMAECLRPQDSLGRWGGEEFICILPDTNLADGYAIAERIRKKLADHVARINSRDVTTTTSIGIASYPVDGATTEEILRVADSMLYEAKRDGRNTTFSSLTNKVNILSIASQLEEAIENDTIVPAYQPIVDLATGNIVADEVLARIDDKEAGLVEAGKFIDAALQLQLIHKIDHTIIKQAIMSCSVNVLSGGAPRPHFINISADLLRHPELVQDILDTAIAQCTACGDAIGDEKPLVIEITEHQLISNVTEAKRILQPFLDFGLRLAVDDFGSGYSSLHYLADLPVSFLKIEGSLIQRVTTDRKVRAIVKGIQNIADDLDLTTIAEYIENEVTYRALQDLGVSWGQGYYFGEPELKQ